In one Saccharibacillus brassicae genomic region, the following are encoded:
- a CDS encoding MFS transporter has translation MKNQVISGNAQRPPEGKTLKEGGFLSQPKAVWAVMFACIISFMGIGLVDPILPAIATQLDASPSQVSLLFTSYNFVTGVAMLITGFVSSRIGVKKTLLSGIVLTVVFAALAGSSDTIAQIVGFRGGWGLGNALFIATALSAIVGLSTSGTAKAIILYEAALGLGIAVGPLLGGELGSISWRGPFFGVSVLMALAFVAVTVLLPKIPKPKTTSKLSDPFKALAYPSLMTLGIVAFLYNFGFFTLMAYSPYVMGLDEHGLGYVFFGWGLLLAITSVFVAPRIQARFGTVRSMAVMLTLFALDLLAMAVGTVMGSPTTVIVCVIVAGAFLGINNTLITTAVMESAPVERSTASAAYSFVRFMGGAVSPFLAGKLAEWFSAEMPFYFGAVMVVIGVFALLLRRRHLSHIDAAISH, from the coding sequence ATGAAGAATCAAGTCATATCGGGGAACGCGCAGCGTCCTCCGGAAGGAAAAACGTTGAAAGAAGGCGGCTTTTTGTCCCAGCCCAAAGCGGTCTGGGCCGTGATGTTCGCCTGTATCATTTCGTTTATGGGCATCGGGCTCGTCGATCCGATCCTGCCGGCGATCGCCACGCAGCTGGACGCGTCGCCGAGCCAGGTCTCACTGCTGTTCACGAGCTATAACTTCGTGACCGGCGTGGCGATGCTGATCACGGGCTTCGTGTCCAGCCGGATCGGCGTCAAAAAGACGCTGCTGAGCGGCATCGTGCTGACCGTCGTCTTCGCGGCGCTGGCCGGTTCGTCGGACACGATCGCGCAGATCGTCGGTTTCCGCGGCGGCTGGGGACTCGGCAACGCGCTGTTCATCGCGACGGCGCTGTCGGCGATCGTCGGCTTGTCGACTTCGGGCACGGCCAAAGCGATCATTCTGTATGAAGCGGCGCTCGGCCTCGGCATCGCGGTCGGACCGCTGCTGGGCGGAGAACTCGGCTCGATCTCGTGGAGAGGACCGTTCTTCGGCGTCAGCGTGCTGATGGCTCTCGCTTTTGTAGCCGTCACCGTGCTGCTGCCGAAGATTCCGAAACCGAAAACGACGAGCAAGCTGTCCGATCCGTTCAAAGCGCTCGCTTATCCTTCGCTGATGACGCTCGGCATCGTCGCTTTCCTGTACAACTTCGGCTTCTTCACCCTGATGGCGTATTCGCCTTACGTGATGGGACTCGACGAGCACGGGCTCGGCTACGTCTTCTTCGGCTGGGGCCTGCTGCTGGCGATCACGTCCGTGTTCGTCGCGCCCCGTATTCAGGCCCGCTTCGGCACGGTCCGCTCGATGGCGGTCATGCTGACGCTGTTCGCGCTCGACCTGCTCGCCATGGCGGTCGGCACGGTCATGGGCAGCCCGACGACCGTTATCGTCTGCGTGATCGTGGCCGGCGCGTTCCTCGGCATCAACAACACGCTGATCACGACGGCGGTAATGGAATCGGCTCCGGTCGAACGTTCGACCGCTTCCGCCGCCTACAGCTTCGTCCGCTTCATGGGCGGCGCGGTATCGCCGTTCCTGGCCGGCAAGCTTGCGGAATGGTTCAGCGCGGAGATGCCGTTCTACTTCGGCGCGGTCATGGTCGTAATCGGCGTGTTCGCCCTGCTGCTGAGACGCCGCCACCTGTCGCATATCGACGCGGCGATCAGCCATTGA
- a CDS encoding MerR family transcriptional regulator, translated as MDAYKIDDVARETGLTKRTIRYYEEIGLMPAPERSEGGTRRYTRAHIEHLQRVISARDVLGFSLQEIQAYMVYAEELTGHREVYPRISEPEQQLSKLREMDGTLDRQLSQLDEKIGRILALKEELEQFRTRVRGGIARLEADTPQTSEPKPNTYTEGTES; from the coding sequence ATGGACGCCTACAAAATCGACGATGTCGCCCGCGAGACGGGGCTGACCAAGCGGACGATCCGCTATTACGAAGAAATCGGGCTGATGCCGGCACCGGAGCGCAGCGAAGGCGGCACAAGGCGGTATACGCGCGCCCATATCGAGCATCTGCAGCGGGTCATCTCGGCGCGGGACGTGCTCGGATTTTCGCTGCAGGAGATTCAGGCCTATATGGTCTATGCGGAGGAGCTGACCGGACACCGCGAAGTGTATCCGCGTATCAGCGAACCGGAGCAGCAGCTGTCCAAGCTCCGGGAGATGGACGGGACGCTGGATCGGCAGCTGAGCCAACTGGACGAGAAGATCGGCCGGATTCTGGCGCTCAAAGAAGAACTGGAGCAGTTCCGAACCCGGGTACGCGGCGGAATCGCGCGCCTCGAAGCGGACACTCCCCAAACGTCGGAACCCAAGCCCAATACGTATACGGAGGGAACGGAGTCATGA
- a CDS encoding SDR family NAD(P)-dependent oxidoreductase: MLNNKIVWITGASSGIGALAARLASERGAIPILSARSEDKLNRAAQAVPGPHGVRVFDVSQAESVEETARSIIEQYGRIDILVNNAGYGLFETAEEMDLFDYEGIMDVNYFGVVRCTKAVLPHMRRAGSGQILTVASMAGKFATAKSAGYAASKHAAVGFMNSLRQELRGSGIAVSTVNPGPIDTPFFETADPDGSYVKSVGRFILPPEKVAREMVRMMETRRGEIDLPRYLGLAIRLYGLMPRTADKLAGRFLNLK; encoded by the coding sequence ATGCTGAATAACAAAATCGTATGGATCACAGGCGCTTCGAGCGGAATCGGAGCGCTTGCGGCGCGTCTGGCGTCGGAACGCGGCGCGATTCCGATCTTGTCCGCCCGTTCGGAAGACAAGCTGAACCGGGCGGCCCAGGCGGTGCCGGGTCCGCACGGCGTACGCGTATTCGATGTCAGCCAAGCGGAATCGGTCGAAGAGACAGCCCGCTCGATCATCGAGCAGTACGGACGGATCGATATCCTCGTCAACAATGCCGGCTACGGATTGTTCGAGACGGCGGAGGAGATGGACCTGTTCGATTACGAAGGCATCATGGACGTGAACTATTTCGGCGTCGTCCGCTGCACCAAAGCGGTGCTGCCGCATATGCGGCGCGCCGGAAGCGGCCAGATCCTGACCGTCGCTTCGATGGCCGGCAAGTTCGCCACGGCGAAATCGGCCGGCTACGCCGCTTCGAAGCACGCCGCCGTAGGCTTCATGAATTCGCTGCGCCAGGAGCTGCGCGGAAGCGGGATCGCCGTCTCCACCGTCAATCCGGGACCGATCGACACGCCGTTTTTCGAGACGGCGGACCCGGACGGCAGCTACGTCAAGAGCGTGGGCCGCTTCATCCTGCCTCCCGAGAAAGTCGCGCGCGAGATGGTGCGGATGATGGAGACGCGCCGAGGCGAGATCGACCTGCCCCGTTATCTCGGGCTGGCGATTCGGCTGTACGGGCTTATGCCGCGAACGGCGGACAAGCTGGCCGGACGTTTCCTGAACCTGAAGTAA
- a CDS encoding chemotaxis protein CheX has protein sequence MKAEVINPFLESAKLVLHQLIQISPSTGALAIKSVKPIDDHIWIQIGMTGQLNGNIMFGLHEQVAMRIVSAMMGGFVITEMDEMGRSAISELGNMISGNAGILLSNQGVIVDITPPHVVHGDEFRGVMPEKALTIPLLMEGIGELDIQVLIS, from the coding sequence ATGAAAGCGGAAGTTATCAACCCGTTTTTGGAATCGGCTAAGCTTGTGCTTCATCAGCTTATTCAGATATCCCCTTCGACGGGAGCTCTTGCGATCAAGAGCGTCAAACCGATCGACGATCATATTTGGATTCAGATCGGAATGACCGGACAGCTGAACGGCAATATCATGTTCGGCCTGCATGAGCAGGTCGCCATGCGGATCGTATCGGCGATGATGGGCGGATTCGTCATTACCGAAATGGACGAAATGGGACGCAGCGCGATCTCGGAACTTGGCAATATGATCAGCGGCAACGCGGGCATTCTGCTGTCGAATCAAGGCGTGATCGTGGACATTACTCCTCCGCATGTCGTGCACGGCGACGAATTCAGAGGCGTTATGCCCGAGAAAGCTCTGACGATTCCGCTTCTTATGGAAGGAATCGGCGAACTGGATATTCAGGTACTGATCTCGTAA
- a CDS encoding LysR family transcriptional regulator, with the protein MNMSQLETLVTISKTMSFRKAGELLNLTQPAVSAQIKSLEDEFKTVLVDRSQPVTLTDRGLVFLEHAERILSVVEELKQKMTDLEETPQGHIMLGTTTSIAMQILPRVLSYFQNQFPLIQTSIQSMPSSQIYSLVENGSVDIGIGYLIERNPDLETSVLYYDTFELVVSPRNELAHKPRISIDDLRNVPIVMLSPDTVGRRFVEQVFKQHGIVPRVAMELSSSEEVKRMVELNLGAAVISKLSVAREVRQGSLIMLPLIEFEVSHPVGVIYRSGKYLNSAMRQFLADLKGMPETQFIGSE; encoded by the coding sequence ATGAACATGAGTCAGTTGGAGACGCTCGTGACCATCTCCAAAACGATGAGTTTCCGCAAAGCCGGAGAACTGCTCAATCTTACGCAGCCCGCCGTTTCCGCCCAGATCAAAAGCCTCGAAGACGAATTCAAGACAGTGCTCGTCGACCGGAGCCAGCCGGTCACGCTGACCGATCGCGGGCTCGTGTTTCTGGAGCATGCCGAGCGCATTTTGTCCGTCGTGGAAGAGTTGAAGCAGAAAATGACCGACCTCGAAGAAACGCCCCAGGGCCATATCATGCTCGGCACGACCACTTCGATCGCCATGCAGATCCTGCCGCGCGTCTTGTCCTATTTTCAGAACCAGTTCCCCCTGATCCAGACGAGCATCCAGTCGATGCCTTCTTCGCAAATTTACAGCCTGGTCGAGAACGGCTCGGTGGATATCGGCATCGGCTACCTGATCGAGCGCAATCCGGACCTAGAGACGTCGGTGCTGTATTACGATACGTTCGAGCTGGTCGTCTCGCCCCGCAACGAATTGGCGCACAAGCCCAGGATTTCGATCGACGATCTGCGAAACGTGCCGATCGTCATGCTGTCCCCGGACACGGTCGGACGCCGCTTCGTCGAACAGGTGTTCAAGCAGCACGGCATCGTGCCGCGCGTCGCGATGGAACTGTCCAGCAGCGAAGAAGTCAAACGGATGGTCGAGCTCAATCTGGGCGCCGCCGTGATCTCGAAGCTGTCGGTCGCCCGCGAAGTGCGCCAGGGCTCGCTGATCATGCTGCCGTTGATCGAATTCGAAGTCAGCCATCCCGTCGGCGTCATCTACCGTTCCGGCAAATATCTCAATTCGGCGATGCGCCAATTTCTCGCCGATCTCAAAGGCATGCCGGAAACGCAATTTATCGGTTCCGAATAA
- a CDS encoding histidinol-phosphatase, with the protein MKFDLHTHHYRCGHADGDIRDYIEAAIGQGLSVIGISDHMPHLFSPLDHPIPTVAMSRLELDSYVQEVLRLKKEYEGRIDVLLGIESDYFTEHEQVYRDAIERYPFDYVIGSVHISGGKSIFDRNRWTDVPAELAIEAKRDYYRLIEASARSGMFQILGHIDAMKGYYPAFSDIPAEAAVESALRTIGEHGLAIEVNTSGGTKHCGGWYPSDAILERALHYGVSISFGSDAHKPSRVGEDFEAVAAKLREIGFKEWIYVKQRRPVSVPL; encoded by the coding sequence ATGAAGTTCGACCTGCACACCCACCACTATCGCTGCGGACACGCGGACGGCGACATTCGCGATTATATCGAAGCCGCCATCGGGCAGGGGCTGTCCGTGATCGGCATCTCCGATCATATGCCGCATCTGTTCAGTCCGCTCGACCATCCGATCCCGACCGTCGCCATGTCGAGGCTTGAACTCGACTCTTACGTGCAAGAAGTGCTGCGGCTCAAAAAAGAATACGAAGGCCGGATCGACGTGCTGCTCGGCATCGAATCCGACTATTTTACCGAACATGAACAGGTGTACCGCGACGCGATCGAGCGTTATCCGTTCGATTACGTCATCGGCTCGGTGCATATCAGCGGCGGCAAAAGCATCTTCGACCGCAACCGCTGGACCGACGTTCCGGCGGAGCTTGCGATCGAAGCCAAACGGGACTATTACCGCCTGATCGAAGCTTCGGCGCGCAGCGGCATGTTCCAGATCCTCGGCCATATCGACGCGATGAAAGGCTACTACCCGGCCTTCTCCGATATTCCGGCCGAAGCCGCGGTGGAATCCGCGCTCCGAACGATCGGCGAGCACGGCCTCGCGATCGAAGTGAACACGTCGGGCGGCACCAAGCACTGCGGCGGCTGGTATCCGTCGGACGCCATTTTGGAGCGCGCGCTGCATTACGGCGTCTCCATCTCGTTCGGCTCGGACGCCCACAAGCCGTCGCGCGTCGGCGAAGACTTCGAAGCGGTCGCCGCCAAGCTGCGGGAGATTGGCTTCAAGGAATGGATCTACGTCAAGCAGCGCCGGCCGGTTAGCGTTCCGCTGTAA
- a CDS encoding sensor histidine kinase, with translation MTGRVFRKRLLWPKQERLTLKKRIILIFAAGVIIPFAITTLVSHRTISVILADNLNLGVQSNLHQVQLSLENTISNLNHVSQQLAYPGSVGRLLEQYLAAEQAYDRAALIEDLQSELNLITFTNPTTGFVMYYFADEKRMLFANAGLRGDFDPEELPLLAGYYGISYYGPHISKDRFNDQYVLSALRKVNLPGRDNVYVYMESGFKLTQNILNSDHIVKTSSHLILDNSGRIAYSERPETFAENSFFRPDALIQKKAGGETPSSGLVGNYYWFKGTSNQGWSIVSLIPKSDYEAEKRRWVQIMTMLLLLFLAVGLGTAGLLWKMVYEPLNRFHREMKDVVGSRFDPPSPPSRIPEFQYLQQQFHHMKRQIAELIHEVEQKEKRRADLEVEKLLYQINPHFLMNTLDTAHWLAVINGQKEIDKLLVSLNRLLYYNLGKLGQVSTIREEIDSLRQYLILQQIRYDFDFDVRIRVEDKVLDVPVPRFILQPLVENALYHGLDDDGHIQVDVKREHGMIELVIRDNGGGISETEIRRLLDEQKPAHEKVGMGIGMNYVKRMIESYYEGRAELRLESVPGRGTAVSLLLPDETDEPQKEGSADAERTGRG, from the coding sequence ATGACAGGCCGCGTTTTTCGCAAGCGCTTACTTTGGCCGAAACAAGAACGTCTTACGTTGAAAAAACGCATTATTCTGATCTTTGCGGCAGGCGTCATCATTCCGTTCGCGATCACCACCCTGGTCTCGCATCGTACCATTTCCGTGATTCTGGCCGACAATTTGAATCTGGGCGTGCAGAGCAATCTGCATCAGGTCCAGCTTTCGCTTGAAAATACGATCAGCAACCTGAATCACGTCTCGCAGCAGTTAGCCTATCCGGGCAGCGTCGGCCGTTTGCTGGAACAATATCTGGCAGCCGAACAGGCTTATGACCGCGCCGCGCTGATCGAAGACCTCCAAAGCGAATTGAACCTGATTACGTTCACCAATCCGACGACCGGTTTCGTTATGTATTATTTTGCCGACGAAAAACGTATGCTGTTCGCGAATGCCGGGCTCCGCGGCGATTTCGATCCCGAGGAACTGCCTCTGCTGGCGGGATATTACGGCATTTCCTATTACGGCCCGCATATTAGCAAAGACCGCTTTAACGACCAATACGTACTGTCGGCGCTGCGAAAAGTCAATCTGCCGGGGCGAGACAATGTGTACGTATACATGGAGTCGGGCTTCAAGCTGACCCAGAACATTTTGAACAGCGACCATATCGTCAAAACGTCTTCGCATCTGATTCTGGACAACTCCGGACGTATCGCCTACAGCGAACGCCCCGAAACCTTCGCCGAGAACAGCTTTTTCCGTCCGGACGCTCTTATCCAAAAAAAGGCCGGCGGCGAAACTCCCTCTTCCGGGTTGGTCGGCAATTATTATTGGTTCAAAGGCACGAGCAATCAGGGATGGAGCATCGTATCGCTGATTCCCAAAAGCGATTACGAAGCCGAAAAACGCCGTTGGGTCCAAATCATGACGATGCTGCTGCTGCTTTTCCTCGCGGTGGGACTCGGAACGGCCGGGCTGCTCTGGAAAATGGTGTACGAACCGCTTAACCGGTTCCACCGGGAGATGAAAGACGTCGTCGGCAGCCGCTTCGATCCTCCTTCCCCTCCCAGCCGGATTCCGGAATTCCAATATTTGCAGCAGCAGTTCCATCATATGAAACGCCAGATCGCCGAGCTGATCCATGAAGTGGAACAAAAAGAAAAGCGCCGGGCGGATCTCGAAGTGGAGAAGCTGCTGTATCAGATCAATCCGCACTTTTTGATGAACACTTTGGATACGGCGCACTGGCTGGCCGTAATCAACGGACAAAAAGAGATCGACAAACTGCTCGTCTCTTTGAACCGACTGCTTTATTACAACCTGGGCAAACTCGGGCAGGTCTCGACCATTCGCGAAGAGATCGACTCGCTGCGCCAGTATTTGATTTTGCAGCAGATCCGGTACGATTTCGATTTTGACGTACGCATTCGGGTCGAAGATAAAGTGCTGGACGTTCCGGTACCGCGCTTCATCCTGCAGCCGCTCGTGGAAAACGCGCTGTACCACGGTCTGGACGACGACGGGCATATCCAGGTGGACGTCAAACGCGAACACGGCATGATCGAGCTCGTGATTCGCGACAACGGGGGCGGCATTTCCGAAACGGAGATCCGACGGCTGCTGGACGAGCAGAAGCCTGCCCATGAAAAAGTAGGCATGGGCATCGGGATGAATTACGTCAAACGCATGATCGAATCGTATTACGAAGGACGGGCGGAACTTCGCCTGGAAAGCGTACCGGGCCGCGGGACGGCCGTGAGCCTGCTGCTGCCGGACGAAACGGACGAGCCCCAGAAGGAGGGATCAGCGGATGCTGAACGTACTGGTCGTGGATGA
- a CDS encoding response regulator, translating to MLNVLVVDDDKLVRQGLISTMPWADFGLRVVGEARNGEKALELLETQEVDLLLTDLAMPVMSGLELMRHVRKRYPQIFIVVLTLHQDFSYIQEALRLGAIDYIAKVQLEEERFEEVLRRIRSRIDSEQNKNSRSFEHASPSDGGYALIGGEEAQLKDAIDRMTTDFRAPDFKSVPRLAAWLALDAAEDERLADILNLTLSDPRPGCSLLRLNGLHGFGTSEIAAGLSAYLDGEWFYAQQPGKKAYVLDFADWRQAADPESGIPHGTQPQILRELLHRGARLGWVHDAEAFEGLLADLASLRLPAARLHGELLGWGYAWNAVYEAASGRRLELPGRIGTWYEAESFLRRVREQLGIALGSRLYSVEVRASVTRAAALVHERLSEPLQAGQLAQEVNMSRSYFSQCFRDILGVTFNEYVRQKRIDRACTLLAETRNTVQWVAERIGYADEKYFSRIFREQTGLLPSEFRQRHLPEGTNVR from the coding sequence ATGCTGAACGTACTGGTCGTGGATGATGACAAGCTCGTGCGCCAAGGCTTGATTTCGACGATGCCGTGGGCGGATTTCGGACTGCGCGTCGTCGGCGAAGCCCGAAACGGCGAGAAAGCGCTGGAGCTGCTGGAGACGCAGGAAGTGGATCTGCTGCTGACCGATTTGGCAATGCCGGTCATGTCGGGACTCGAATTGATGCGGCATGTCCGAAAACGTTATCCCCAAATATTCATCGTCGTGCTGACGCTGCATCAGGATTTCTCTTACATCCAGGAAGCGCTCAGGCTCGGAGCAATCGATTACATCGCCAAAGTACAGCTTGAAGAGGAGCGCTTCGAGGAAGTACTTCGGCGAATCCGCTCGCGGATCGACAGCGAACAAAACAAAAACAGCCGCTCCTTCGAACATGCTTCTCCGAGCGACGGCGGCTATGCGCTGATCGGCGGCGAAGAAGCGCAGCTCAAGGACGCGATCGACCGTATGACCACGGATTTTCGCGCGCCCGATTTCAAGTCCGTTCCCCGCCTTGCCGCGTGGCTGGCTCTCGACGCTGCGGAAGACGAACGGCTGGCGGATATCCTGAACCTGACATTAAGCGATCCCCGTCCGGGCTGCAGCCTGCTGCGTCTAAACGGTCTGCACGGATTCGGCACTTCCGAAATAGCGGCAGGCCTGTCCGCCTACCTGGACGGAGAATGGTTCTACGCGCAGCAGCCGGGCAAAAAGGCTTACGTGCTCGATTTTGCCGATTGGCGACAAGCGGCGGACCCGGAGTCCGGCATACCGCACGGGACGCAGCCGCAGATTTTGCGGGAGCTGCTGCATCGCGGTGCCCGGCTGGGCTGGGTGCATGACGCCGAAGCTTTCGAAGGACTGCTGGCGGATCTGGCTTCGCTTCGCCTTCCCGCCGCGAGATTGCACGGCGAGCTGCTCGGCTGGGGATACGCCTGGAACGCGGTTTACGAAGCGGCGTCCGGGCGGCGCCTGGAACTGCCGGGGCGGATCGGGACTTGGTACGAAGCGGAAAGTTTCCTGCGCCGGGTTCGCGAACAGCTGGGCATCGCGCTCGGTTCGCGGCTCTACTCCGTCGAGGTACGGGCAAGCGTGACGCGAGCCGCCGCGCTGGTGCACGAGCGACTGTCCGAGCCGCTTCAGGCGGGGCAGCTGGCGCAGGAAGTCAACATGAGCCGAAGCTACTTCAGTCAATGCTTTCGCGACATCCTGGGCGTCACGTTCAACGAATATGTGCGGCAGAAACGGATCGACCGGGCCTGCACGCTGCTGGCCGAGACGCGTAATACGGTGCAGTGGGTCGCCGAGCGTATCGGATACGCCGACGAGAAATATTTCAGCCGCATTTTCCGGGAACAAACCGGTCTGCTGCCCAGCGAATTTCGTCAGCGCCATCTGCCGGAAGGGACGAATGTCCGCTGA